A stretch of Helicobacter pylori DNA encodes these proteins:
- a CDS encoding restriction endonuclease subunit S yields the protein MHKIERLLQTLAPKGVEFKTLEEVFEIRNGYTPSKNNPEFWKNGTIPWFRMEDLRENGRILKDSIQHITPKALKGKKLFPKNSIIISTTATIGEHALLIVDSLANQQFTFLSKKANCDLALDMKFFFYQCFLLGEWCKNNINVSGFASVDMTAFKKYKFPIPPLEIQQEIVKILDAFTELNTELKARKKQYQYYQNMLLDFNDINQNHKDAKERLAQKPYPKRLKTLLHTLAPKGVGFMKLGEVLEYDQPNQYCVTSKEFDKSYPTPVLTAGKTFILGYTNEKDNIYQASKSSPVIIFDDFTTATQWVDFPFKVKSSAMKILFSKNPTINIRFIFFYMQTIPYNISGEHTRQWISRYSQLEVPIPPLEIQQEIVKILDQFSILTTDLLAGIPAEIEARKKQYEYYREKLLTFKPLTPNK from the coding sequence ATGCATAAAATAGAGCGACTGCTCCAAACCCTAGCGCCTAAGGGGGTGGAGTTTAAAACGCTTGAAGAGGTTTTTGAAATTAGAAATGGTTACACCCCATCAAAAAACAATCCTGAATTTTGGAAAAATGGGACTATCCCTTGGTTTAGAATGGAAGACCTTAGAGAAAATGGGAGGATTTTAAAAGACTCAATCCAACACATTACCCCAAAGGCTTTGAAAGGTAAGAAATTATTCCCTAAAAATTCTATTATTATTTCTACGACAGCAACCATAGGAGAGCATGCCCTTTTAATCGTTGATTCGTTAGCGAATCAACAATTCACTTTTTTAAGCAAAAAAGCGAATTGTGATCTTGCTTTAGACATGAAATTCTTTTTTTACCAATGCTTTCTTTTAGGGGAATGGTGCAAAAATAATATTAATGTTTCAGGTTTTGCTTCTGTGGATATGACCGCTTTTAAAAAATATAAGTTCCCCATCCCGCCCCTAGAGATCCAGCAAGAGATCGTTAAGATTTTGGACGCTTTCACAGAATTAAACACAGAATTAAAAGCGCGAAAAAAACAATACCAGTATTACCAAAACATGCTTTTAGACTTTAACGATATTAACCAAAACCACAAAGACGCCAAAGAAAGATTGGCGCAAAAACCCTACCCCAAACGCTTGAAAACCTTACTCCACACTCTAGCGCCTAAGGGGGTAGGGTTTATGAAGTTGGGGGAGGTTCTAGAGTATGATCAACCCAATCAATATTGCGTAACGAGTAAAGAATTTGATAAAAGTTACCCTACCCCCGTTTTAACCGCAGGAAAAACCTTTATTTTAGGTTATACAAACGAAAAAGACAATATTTATCAAGCGAGTAAAAGCTCTCCGGTTATCATCTTTGACGATTTCACAACAGCGACCCAATGGGTTGATTTCCCTTTTAAAGTAAAATCAAGCGCTATGAAAATCTTATTCTCAAAAAATCCTACAATTAACATCAGATTTATCTTTTTTTATATGCAAACTATTCCCTATAATATCAGTGGGGAACATACAAGGCAGTGGATTTCTCGTTATTCACAATTAGAAGTCCCCATCCCACCCCTAGAGATCCAACAAGAGATCGTTAAGATTTTGGATCAATTTTCAATTTTAACCACCGATTTATTAGCCGGTATCCCCGCTGAAATAGAAGCCCGAAAAAAACAATACGAATATTACCGAGAAAAATTATTGACTTTCAAACCCCTAACCCCAAATAAATAA
- a CDS encoding heavy metal translocating P-type ATPase, translating to MQEYHIHNLDCPDCASKLERDLNKLDYVKKAQINFSTSKLFLDTSDFEKVKAFIKQNEPHLSLSFKETAEKPLSFTPLIVTIMVFLGAILILHLNPSPLIEKAVFFVLALVYLVSGKDVILGAFRGLRKGQFFDENALMLIATIAAFCVGAYEESVSIMVFYSAGEFLQKLAIARSKKSLKALVDVAPNLAYLKKGDALVSVAPEDLRINDIVVVKVGEKVPVDGVVIKGESLLDERALSGESMPVNVSERSKVLGGSLNLKAVLEIQVEKMYKDSSIAKVVDLVQQATNEKSETEKFITKFSRYYTPSVLFIALMIAILPPLFSMGSFDEWIYRGLVALMVSCPCALVISVPLGYFGGVGAASRKGILMKGVHVLEVLTQAKSIAFDKTGTLTKGVFKVTDIVPQNGHSKEEVLHYASCSQLLSTHPIALSIQKACEEMLKDDKHQHDIKNYEEVSGMGVKAQCHTDLIIAGNEKMLDQFHIAHSPSKENGTIVHVAFNQNYIGYIVISDEIKDDAIECLRDLKAQGIENFCILSGDRKSATESIAQTLGCEYYASLLPEEKTSVFKTFKERYKAPAIFVGDGINDAPTLASADVGIGMGKGSELSKQSADIVITNDSLSSLVKVLAIAKKTKNIIWQNILFALGIKAVFIVLGLMGVASLWEAVFGDVGVTLLALANSMRAMRA from the coding sequence ATGCAAGAATACCACATTCATAATTTGGATTGCCCTGATTGCGCGTCTAAATTGGAAAGGGATTTAAACAAATTAGACTATGTGAAAAAAGCTCAAATCAATTTCAGCACCAGTAAGTTGTTTTTGGACACGAGCGATTTTGAAAAGGTTAAGGCTTTTATTAAGCAAAATGAACCGCATTTGAGCCTGTCTTTTAAAGAGACCGCAGAAAAGCCCTTGAGTTTTACCCCACTCATTGTTACGATCATGGTCTTTTTAGGTGCGATTTTAATCTTACACCTAAACCCTAGCCCTTTGATTGAAAAAGCGGTGTTTTTCGTGTTGGCTTTAGTGTATCTAGTGAGCGGTAAAGATGTGATTTTAGGGGCGTTTCGTGGGCTTAGAAAAGGGCAATTTTTTGATGAAAACGCTTTGATGCTCATTGCGACTATTGCGGCTTTTTGCGTGGGGGCTTATGAAGAGAGCGTGTCTATTATGGTGTTTTATTCAGCGGGCGAATTTTTGCAAAAACTCGCTATCGCTCGCTCTAAAAAATCCCTTAAAGCTTTAGTGGATGTCGCTCCTAATTTGGCTTATTTGAAAAAGGGCGATGCATTAGTGAGCGTTGCGCCTGAAGATTTAAGAATTAATGACATTGTGGTGGTGAAAGTCGGCGAAAAAGTGCCTGTGGATGGCGTGGTGATCAAGGGCGAAAGTTTGCTAGATGAAAGGGCGTTGAGTGGGGAGTCCATGCCTGTTAATGTCAGCGAACGCTCTAAAGTTTTAGGGGGGAGCTTGAATTTAAAGGCGGTCCTTGAAATTCAAGTAGAAAAAATGTATAAAGATTCTTCTATCGCTAAAGTGGTGGATTTAGTCCAGCAAGCCACGAATGAAAAGAGCGAAACCGAGAAATTCATCACTAAATTTTCACGCTACTACACCCCAAGCGTTTTATTTATTGCCTTAATGATCGCCATATTACCGCCCTTGTTTTCTATGGGGAGCTTTGATGAGTGGATTTATAGGGGGCTTGTGGCTTTAATGGTGAGCTGCCCTTGTGCGTTAGTGATTTCTGTGCCTTTAGGGTATTTTGGGGGCGTGGGAGCGGCGAGCCGAAAGGGCATTTTAATGAAAGGCGTGCATGTTTTAGAGGTGCTTACCCAAGCTAAAAGCATCGCCTTTGATAAAACCGGCACTTTGACTAAAGGCGTTTTTAAAGTAACAGATATTGTGCCGCAAAACGGGCATTCTAAAGAAGAAGTTTTGCATTACGCTTCTTGTTCGCAGCTCTTATCCACGCACCCGATCGCTTTATCCATTCAAAAAGCATGCGAAGAAATGCTAAAGGACGATAAGCACCAGCATGACATTAAAAATTACGAAGAAGTGAGCGGAATGGGGGTTAAAGCGCAATGCCATACGGATCTAATCATCGCAGGGAATGAAAAAATGCTCGATCAATTCCATATCGCGCACAGCCCTTCCAAAGAAAACGGCACGATTGTGCATGTGGCTTTCAACCAAAATTATATAGGCTATATTGTGATTAGCGATGAGATTAAAGATGACGCCATAGAGTGCTTAAGGGATTTAAAAGCGCAAGGGATAGAAAATTTTTGCATTTTGAGCGGGGACAGAAAAAGCGCGACTGAGAGCATCGCTCAAACTCTAGGCTGTGAATATTATGCGAGTTTGTTGCCTGAAGAAAAAACGAGCGTGTTTAAAACCTTTAAAGAGCGCTATAAAGCCCCGGCGATTTTTGTAGGCGATGGCATCAATGACGCTCCAACTCTAGCGAGCGCTGATGTGGGGATTGGCATGGGGAAAGGCTCAGAATTGAGCAAGCAAAGCGCGGATATTGTGATCACTAATGACTCCTTAAGCTCTTTAGTCAAAGTTTTAGCGATCGCTAAAAAAACCAAAAACATCATTTGGCAAAATATCTTGTTCGCTTTAGGGATTAAGGCGGTTTTTATCGTGCTAGGGCTTATGGGGGTAGCGAGCTTGTGGGAAGCGGTCTTTGGCGATGTGGGGGTTACGCTTTTAGCTTTAGCCAATTCCATGCGCGCGATGAGGGCTTAA
- a CDS encoding YifB family Mg chelatase-like AAA ATPase, which yields MINTIFCATMQRGVAEIVAVEATFTRALPAFVISGLANSSIQEAKQRVQSALQNNDFTFPPLKITINLSPSDLPKSGSHFDLPIALLIALQKQELAFKEWFAFGELGLDGKIKPNSNIFPMLLDIAIKRPHAKVIAPKANEELFSLIPNLQCFFVEHFKEALEILQNPEIKADTHTKKLPFKTIELNDKEYYFSDAYALDFKEVKGQAVAKEAALIASAGFHNLILEGSPGCGKSMIINRMRYILPPLSLNEILEATKLRILSEQDSAYYPLRSFRNPHQSASKSSILGSSSLREPKPGEIALAHNGMLFFDELPHFKKDILEALREPLENNKLVISRVHSKIEYETSFLFVGAQNPCLCGNLLSTTKACRCQDREITQYKNRLSEPFLDRIDLFVQMEEGNYKDTPSHSWTSKEMHELVLLAFKQQKLRKQSAFNGKLNEEQIERFCPLNAEAKKLLEQAVERFNLSMRSVNKVKKVARTIADLNACENIEKSHMLKALSFRKIS from the coding sequence ATGATTAACACGATATTTTGTGCGACCATGCAAAGGGGGGTGGCAGAAATCGTGGCTGTGGAAGCGACTTTCACAAGGGCTTTGCCGGCGTTTGTGATTTCAGGCCTAGCTAATAGCTCTATCCAAGAAGCCAAGCAACGGGTCCAATCGGCTTTACAAAATAACGATTTCACTTTCCCGCCTTTAAAAATCACCATCAACCTTTCCCCTTCAGATTTGCCTAAATCCGGGAGCCATTTTGATTTGCCTATCGCTCTTTTAATCGCTTTGCAAAAACAAGAGTTGGCTTTTAAAGAGTGGTTTGCTTTTGGGGAGTTAGGGCTTGATGGCAAGATCAAACCCAATTCTAACATTTTCCCCATGCTTTTAGACATTGCCATTAAACGCCCCCATGCTAAAGTCATTGCGCCTAAGGCTAATGAGGAGCTTTTTTCGCTCATCCCTAATTTGCAATGCTTTTTTGTGGAGCATTTTAAAGAAGCTTTAGAAATTTTGCAAAACCCTGAAATCAAAGCAGACACCCACACGAAAAAACTACCCTTTAAAACGATAGAATTGAACGATAAAGAGTATTATTTTTCAGACGCCTATGCCTTAGATTTTAAAGAAGTTAAGGGGCAAGCTGTCGCTAAAGAAGCCGCTTTGATCGCTAGTGCTGGGTTTCATAACTTGATTTTAGAGGGAAGTCCAGGGTGTGGGAAAAGCATGATCATTAATCGCATGCGTTATATCTTGCCTCCATTAAGCCTGAATGAAATCTTAGAAGCGACAAAATTACGCATTTTAAGCGAGCAAGACAGCGCCTATTACCCCTTAAGGAGTTTTAGAAACCCTCACCAGAGCGCTTCAAAATCCAGCATTTTAGGCTCAAGCTCTCTAAGAGAGCCAAAACCCGGCGAAATCGCGCTAGCGCATAACGGCATGCTTTTTTTTGATGAATTGCCCCATTTTAAAAAGGATATTTTGGAAGCTTTGAGAGAGCCTTTAGAAAACAATAAATTAGTGATCTCACGAGTACACAGCAAAATTGAATACGAAACCTCTTTTTTATTTGTGGGGGCTCAAAACCCTTGTTTGTGTGGGAATTTACTCAGCACCACCAAAGCATGCCGTTGCCAAGATAGAGAAATCACGCAGTATAAAAACCGCTTGAGCGAACCTTTTTTAGACAGGATTGATTTGTTCGTGCAAATGGAAGAGGGGAATTATAAAGACACGCCGTCGCATTCTTGGACTTCAAAAGAGATGCATGAATTAGTATTATTAGCTTTCAAACAGCAAAAGTTAAGGAAACAGAGCGCTTTTAATGGTAAGCTTAATGAAGAGCAGATCGAACGATTTTGCCCTTTAAACGCTGAAGCAAAAAAGTTGTTAGAGCAGGCGGTTGAAAGGTTCAATCTATCCATGCGCTCTGTGAATAAGGTCAAAAAGGTCGCTAGGACGATTGCGGATTTAAACGCTTGCGAGAATATAGAAAAATCTCACATGCTTAAAGCGCTGAGTTTTAGAAAGATTTCTTAA
- the def gene encoding peptide deformylase, translating to MALLEIIHYPSKILRTISKEIVSFDSKLHQQLDDMHETMIASEGIGLAAIQVGLPLRMLIINLPQEDGLQHKEDCLEIINPKWIETGGSIMYREGCLSVPGFYEEVERFEKVKIEYQNRFAEVKVLEASELLAVAIQHEIDHLNGVLFVDKLSILKRKKFEKELKELQKKQKHK from the coding sequence ATGGCGTTATTAGAGATTATCCATTACCCTTCTAAAATCTTAAGAACGATTTCTAAAGAGATCGTTTCTTTTGATTCAAAACTCCACCAACAACTAGATGACATGCATGAGACTATGATCGCTAGTGAGGGGATAGGGCTAGCCGCAATTCAAGTGGGCTTACCCTTAAGAATGCTCATTATCAATCTCCCGCAAGAAGACGGCTTGCAACACAAAGAAGACTGCTTGGAAATCATTAACCCTAAATGGATAGAAACGGGGGGTTCAATAATGTATAGAGAAGGGTGCTTGTCTGTGCCGGGGTTTTATGAAGAGGTGGAGCGCTTTGAAAAGGTTAAGATAGAGTATCAAAACCGCTTCGCTGAAGTGAAAGTTTTAGAAGCGAGCGAACTTTTAGCGGTAGCCATTCAGCATGAGATCGATCACCTCAATGGCGTGTTATTCGTGGATAAATTATCCATTTTGAAGCGTAAGAAATTTGAAAAAGAACTCAAAGAGCTGCAAAAAAAACAAAAACACAAGTAA
- the clpP gene encoding ATP-dependent Clp endopeptidase proteolytic subunit ClpP, translating to MGYIPYVIENTDRGERSYDIYSRLLKDRIVLLSGEINDSVASSIVAQLLFLEAEDPEKDIGLYINSPGGVITSGLSIYDTMNFIRPDVSTICIGQAASMGAFLLSCGAKGKRFSLPHSRIMIHQPLGGAQGQASDIEIISNEILRLKGLMNSILAQNSGQSLEQIAKDTDRDFYMSAKEAKEYGLIDKVLQKNVK from the coding sequence ATGGGATACATTCCTTATGTAATAGAGAATACCGATCGTGGGGAGCGCAGCTATGATATTTACTCACGCCTTTTAAAGGATCGCATTGTTTTATTGAGCGGTGAGATTAATGACAGCGTGGCGTCTTCTATCGTGGCCCAACTCTTGTTTTTGGAAGCTGAAGACCCTGAAAAAGACATTGGCTTGTATATCAATTCTCCCGGTGGGGTGATAACAAGCGGTCTTAGCATTTATGACACCATGAATTTTATCCGCCCTGATGTTTCCACGATTTGCATCGGTCAAGCGGCTTCTATGGGGGCGTTTTTACTGAGCTGTGGGGCTAAGGGTAAGCGCTTTTCATTGCCTCATTCAAGGATTATGATTCACCAGCCTTTAGGGGGGGCTCAGGGGCAAGCGAGCGATATTGAAATCATTTCTAATGAGATTCTCAGGCTTAAAGGCTTGATGAATTCTATTTTGGCTCAAAACTCAGGGCAGAGTTTGGAGCAAATCGCTAAAGACACGGACAGGGATTTTTACATGAGCGCTAAAGAAGCTAAAGAGTATGGCTTGATTGATAAAGTGTTACAGAAAAACGTGAAGTGA
- the tig gene encoding trigger factor: MNLEVKKIDTANARLSAKLSVENLEKRYDKIAQKIAQKVKIDGFRRGKVPLSLVKARYQAQIDQDAQEEMIQEVLKNAFKELGIENKDLIGSPNLTKFEKKDTHFEIEADIGLKPTIVLDKIKECVPSVGVEIPNEEKIDERLKQLAKDYAKFVDTNAQRKAQNDDKLTIDFEGFIDNAPFEGGKAENFSLILGSKQMLEDFEKALLGMQAGEEKEFPLTFPSEYHAEHLAGKEALFKVKLRQIQAREVLEINDELAKIVLANEENATLKLLKERVEGQLFLENKARLYNEELKEKLIENLDEKILFDLPKTIIEQEMDLLFRNALYSMQAEEVKSLQESQEKAKEKREGFRNDATKSVKITFIIDALAKEEKIGVHDNEVFQTLYYEAMMTGQNPENLIEQYRKNNMLAAVKMAMIEDRVLTYLLDKNLPKEQQEILEKMRPNAQKTQVG; encoded by the coding sequence ATGAATCTTGAAGTGAAAAAGATTGACACCGCTAACGCCCGTTTGAGCGCTAAACTTTCCGTTGAAAATTTAGAAAAGCGTTATGATAAAATCGCTCAAAAAATCGCCCAAAAAGTTAAAATTGATGGCTTTAGAAGAGGTAAAGTCCCCCTTAGTTTAGTGAAAGCCCGTTATCAAGCCCAAATTGATCAAGATGCTCAAGAAGAAATGATTCAAGAGGTTTTAAAAAACGCTTTTAAGGAATTAGGGATTGAAAATAAGGATCTAATCGGCAGCCCCAATCTCACTAAATTTGAAAAAAAAGACACGCATTTTGAAATAGAAGCGGACATTGGCTTAAAACCCACGATTGTTTTAGACAAGATCAAAGAGTGCGTGCCTAGCGTGGGAGTGGAAATTCCAAATGAAGAAAAAATTGATGAGCGTTTGAAACAGCTCGCTAAAGATTATGCGAAATTTGTGGATACTAACGCTCAAAGAAAAGCTCAAAACGACGATAAATTAACGATTGATTTTGAAGGTTTTATAGATAATGCGCCTTTTGAAGGGGGCAAGGCTGAGAATTTCAGTTTGATTTTAGGTAGTAAGCAAATGCTAGAAGATTTTGAAAAGGCTCTTTTAGGTATGCAAGCGGGTGAAGAAAAAGAATTCCCTTTGACTTTCCCTAGCGAATACCACGCAGAGCATTTAGCCGGCAAAGAAGCCCTTTTTAAAGTGAAATTACGCCAGATTCAAGCGCGTGAAGTGTTAGAAATCAATGACGAACTCGCTAAAATCGTGCTGGCTAATGAAGAGAATGCGACTTTAAAGCTTTTAAAAGAAAGGGTTGAAGGGCAGTTGTTTTTAGAAAATAAAGCCAGGCTCTATAATGAAGAGTTGAAAGAAAAATTGATTGAAAATTTAGATGAAAAGATTCTTTTTGATTTGCCTAAAACGATCATAGAGCAAGAAATGGATTTGTTGTTCAGGAACGCTCTTTATTCCATGCAAGCTGAGGAAGTCAAATCCTTACAAGAAAGTCAAGAAAAAGCCAAAGAAAAGCGTGAGGGCTTTAGGAATGATGCGACAAAAAGCGTGAAAATCACTTTTATCATTGACGCTTTAGCGAAAGAAGAAAAAATTGGCGTGCATGACAATGAAGTCTTTCAAACTTTGTATTATGAAGCGATGATGACAGGGCAAAACCCAGAAAATCTCATTGAACAATACCGCAAAAATAACATGTTAGCGGCGGTGAAAATGGCGATGATTGAAGATAGGGTGCTGACTTATTTGTTGGATAAAAACCTGCCTAAAGAGCAACAAGAAATTTTAGAGAAAATGAGGCCCAACGCTCAAAAAACTCAAGTGGGTTAA
- a CDS encoding outer membrane protein yields MNKLLKKGFLALFLSVYLRADDLVTYTIIKEKDLGYQRFLAKKCLRGKTHPPCFAEPKKPKKKLFNIDKSSHYYGTSVVQMSWLQSREKFENHSKYRDIPFAEVSLIYGYKQFFPKKERYGFRFYVSLDYAYGFFLKNKGALGDSLRASSQIPKSYREKLQRKETFINAIFYGVGADFLYKRAFGTLILGMNFVGETWFYETKIFKKWAKDPSSVYHPYMFQVMLNVGYRYRFSRYKNWAIEFGVRIPFLINDYFKTPLYTLHFKRNISVYLTSTYDF; encoded by the coding sequence TTGAACAAACTGCTTAAAAAGGGGTTTTTAGCGTTATTTTTGAGCGTGTATTTAAGGGCTGATGATTTGGTTACTTACACCATCATCAAAGAAAAAGATCTAGGATACCAGCGGTTTTTAGCCAAGAAGTGTTTAAGGGGCAAAACCCACCCTCCATGTTTTGCTGAGCCTAAAAAGCCCAAAAAAAAACTTTTTAACATAGACAAAAGCTCCCATTATTATGGCACAAGCGTGGTGCAAATGTCATGGCTACAGAGCAGGGAAAAATTTGAAAACCATTCAAAATACCGAGACATTCCTTTTGCTGAAGTCAGTTTGATTTATGGCTATAAACAATTTTTTCCTAAAAAAGAGCGCTACGGCTTCCGTTTTTATGTCTCTTTGGATTACGCTTATGGCTTTTTTCTTAAAAATAAAGGCGCATTAGGCGATAGTTTGAGGGCGAGTTCGCAGATCCCTAAAAGCTATAGAGAAAAATTACAAAGAAAAGAGACTTTTATTAACGCTATTTTTTATGGCGTGGGGGCTGACTTTTTATACAAACGCGCTTTTGGGACGCTGATTTTAGGGATGAATTTCGTGGGAGAAACCTGGTTTTATGAAACAAAGATTTTTAAAAAGTGGGCCAAAGATCCTTCAAGCGTTTATCACCCTTACATGTTTCAAGTGATGCTGAATGTGGGGTATCGTTACCGCTTTTCAAGGTATAAGAATTGGGCGATAGAATTTGGCGTGCGAATCCCCTTTTTAATTAACGATTATTTTAAAACCCCTTTATACACCCTTCATTTCAAACGCAATATTTCTGTCTATCTCACTTCAACTTATGATTTTTAG
- the hpaA gene encoding flagellar sheath lipoprotein HpaA, with amino-acid sequence MKANNHFKDFAWKKCLLGASVVALLVGCSPHIIETNEVALKLNYHPASEKVQALDEKILLLRPAFQYSDNIAKEYENKFKNQTVLKVEQILQNQGYKVINVDSSDKDDFSFVQKKEGYLAVAMNGEIVLRPDPKRTIQKKSEPGLLFSTGLDKMEGVLIPAGFVKVTILEPMSGESLDSFTMDLSELDIQEKFLKTTHSSHSGGLVSTMVKGTDNSNDAIKSALNKIFASIMQEIDKKLTQKNLESYQKDAKELKGKRNR; translated from the coding sequence ATGAAAGCAAATAATCATTTTAAAGATTTTGCATGGAAAAAATGCCTTTTAGGCGCGAGCGTGGTGGCTTTGTTGGTGGGATGCAGCCCGCATATTATTGAAACCAATGAAGTCGCTTTGAAATTGAATTACCATCCAGCTAGCGAGAAAGTTCAAGCGTTAGATGAAAAGATTTTGCTTTTAAGGCCAGCTTTCCAATACAGCGATAATATCGCTAAAGAGTATGAAAACAAATTCAAGAATCAAACCGTGCTTAAGGTTGAACAGATTTTGCAAAATCAGGGCTACAAGGTTATCAATGTGGATAGTAGCGATAAAGACGATTTTTCTTTTGTGCAAAAAAAAGAAGGGTATTTGGCGGTTGCTATGAATGGCGAAATTGTTTTACGCCCCGATCCTAAAAGAACCATACAGAAAAAATCAGAACCCGGGTTATTATTCTCCACTGGTTTGGATAAAATGGAAGGGGTTTTAATCCCGGCCGGTTTTGTCAAGGTTACCATACTAGAGCCTATGAGTGGGGAATCTTTAGATTCTTTTACGATGGATTTGAGCGAGTTGGACATTCAAGAAAAATTCTTAAAAACCACCCATTCAAGCCATAGCGGAGGGTTAGTTAGTACTATGGTTAAGGGAACGGATAATTCTAATGATGCGATCAAGAGCGCTTTGAATAAGATTTTTGCAAGTATCATGCAAGAAATAGACAAAAAACTCACTCAAAAGAATTTAGAATCTTATCAAAAAGACGCCAAGGAATTGAAAGGCAAAAGAAACCGATAA
- the moaC gene encoding cyclic pyranopterin monophosphate synthase MoaC — protein sequence MPLTHLNGENQPKMVDIGDKETTERIALASGRISMNKEAYDAIINHCVKKGPVLQTAIIAGIMGAKKTSELIPMCHSIMLNGVDIDILEEKETCSFKLYARVKTQAKTGVEMEALMSVSVGLLTIYDMVKSIDKSMTISGVMLEYKSGGKSGDYNAKK from the coding sequence ATGCCACTCACTCATTTGAATGGAGAAAATCAGCCTAAAATGGTGGATATAGGGGATAAAGAAACCACTGAAAGAATCGCTCTAGCGAGCGGTCGTATCAGCATGAATAAAGAGGCTTATGACGCTATTATCAATCATTGCGTCAAAAAGGGTCCGGTGTTACAGACTGCTATTATTGCTGGGATTATGGGGGCTAAAAAGACAAGCGAGCTCATTCCCATGTGCCATTCAATCATGCTCAATGGGGTGGATATTGATATTTTAGAAGAAAAAGAGACTTGCAGTTTTAAACTCTATGCGAGAGTCAAAACTCAAGCTAAAACGGGAGTAGAAATGGAAGCGCTAATGAGTGTGAGCGTAGGGCTTTTAACCATTTATGACATGGTAAAATCCATTGATAAGAGCATGACAATTAGCGGTGTGATGTTGGAATATAAAAGTGGAGGCAAAAGTGGGGATTATAACGCTAAAAAATAG
- the mog gene encoding molybdopterin adenylyltransferase, producing MQTIHIGVLSASDRASKGIYEDLSGKAIQEVLNEYLLNPLEFHYEIVADERDLIEKSLIKMCDEYQCDLVVTTGGTGPALRDITPEATEKVCQKMLPGFGELMRMTSLKYVPTAILSRQSAGIRNKSLIINLPGKPKSIRECLEAVFPAIPYCVDLILGNYMQVNEKNIQAFRPKQ from the coding sequence GTGCAAACGATTCATATAGGCGTTTTGAGCGCGAGCGATAGGGCGTCAAAAGGGATTTATGAAGATTTAAGCGGTAAGGCGATACAAGAAGTGTTGAATGAATACCTGCTCAATCCTTTAGAATTTCATTATGAAATTGTCGCTGATGAAAGGGATTTGATTGAAAAATCGCTGATTAAAATGTGCGATGAATACCAATGCGATCTAGTCGTTACTACAGGAGGCACAGGCCCTGCTTTAAGAGACATAACTCCAGAAGCCACAGAAAAAGTGTGCCAAAAAATGCTTCCTGGTTTTGGAGAGCTTATGCGAATGACTAGTTTAAAATATGTGCCTACAGCGATTCTGTCGCGCCAGAGTGCTGGCATTAGGAATAAGAGTTTGATCATTAATCTTCCTGGTAAGCCAAAAAGCATTAGAGAATGCTTAGAAGCGGTTTTTCCAGCGATTCCTTATTGCGTGGATTTGATTTTAGGGAATTATATGCAAGTGAATGAAAAAAACATTCAAGCGTTTCGCCCCAAACAATAG
- a CDS encoding molybdopterin synthase catalytic subunit: protein MLKIIQGALNTSELLKAYEKEACAKNFGAFCVFVGIVRKEDNIQGLSFDIYEALLKTWFEKWRHKAKDLGVVLKMAHSLGDVLIGQSSFLCVLMGKNRKNALELYEDFIEDFKRNAPIWKYDLIDNERVYAKERSHPLKGSGLLA, encoded by the coding sequence GTGTTAAAAATCATTCAAGGGGCATTAAATACTAGCGAGCTTTTGAAAGCCTACGAAAAGGAAGCTTGCGCGAAAAACTTTGGAGCGTTTTGTGTGTTTGTGGGGATTGTGAGAAAAGAGGATAACATTCAAGGCTTGAGTTTTGATATTTATGAGGCGCTATTAAAGACTTGGTTTGAAAAATGGCGCCATAAAGCCAAAGATTTGGGCGTGGTGTTAAAAATGGCGCACAGCCTGGGCGATGTTTTGATAGGACAAAGCTCATTTTTATGCGTTTTAATGGGAAAGAATAGAAAAAATGCCTTAGAACTATATGAAGATTTTATTGAAGATTTTAAGCGTAACGCTCCTATTTGGAAATACGATTTGATTGATAATGAACGCGTCTATGCCAAAGAAAGAAGCCACCCTTTAAAAGGGAGCGGGCTTTTAGCGTAA
- a CDS encoding MoaD/ThiS family protein: MVEVRFFGPIKEENFFIKANDLKELRAILQEKEGLKEWLGVCAIALNDHLIDNLNTPLKDGDVISLLPPVCGG, from the coding sequence ATGGTAGAAGTGCGATTTTTTGGACCTATAAAAGAAGAAAATTTTTTCATCAAAGCGAATGATTTAAAGGAATTAAGAGCGATTTTACAAGAAAAAGAGGGCCTAAAAGAGTGGTTGGGCGTTTGCGCGATAGCCCTTAATGATCACTTAATAGACAATTTAAACACGCCTTTAAAAGATGGCGATGTAATAAGTTTGTTGCCACCGGTTTGTGGGGGCTAG